The Spirosoma sp. SC4-14 DNA window GTCCTGGCTCCGAAAAAGTCAATACCACATGATGAGCAGCTTTGTTCCAAAGCGAACGCAGGCTGCTAAGCATTCGGCCAACTTCCCATGTCTGCAATGGAGTTGCCTGCGAATCGTGCTGCTGCCGCCAGATGGTCGATATACGACATCGCAGATTATTGCGGTCGCGCCAGTTAGCAGTTTTAGCGCCGTAGCCTAAAATTGAGAATTCAAACGAGCCAGCAGAGGAGATAAATTTCATAACGTTATGTTGCCGAGATAAACACAAGATTTGTCTACTCAACAAATATACTATTCAATTGTTTTGCAAGCAAACCAACAACCAGATTAAAGTAGATGTTTAGAAATCATTAAGTTATCAGATATCCGTGTGGAAGCGCAGCTAATAGCCAACTCTCTAACTGACTTTGTCTATCTTTGCGGCCGAAAAAAGTGATCAAACGAATATGGCAAAAGTGCTCATTATTGGAGCGGGTGGTGTAGGGAGCGTAGTGGCGCACAAATGTGCGATGAACAGCACTGTCTTCACCGAAATACTGCTCGCAAGTCGCACCAAAGCAAAGTGCGACCGAATTGCGGCTGAAATTCAGGAAATGCATGGCATCAGCATTCAAACGGCACAGGTCGATGCCGATGTTGTGGCTGAAGTTGTGGCCCTGATTCGGTCGTTCAATCCGGTTTTGGTTATCAATGTCGCTCTCCCCTACCAGGATCTGCCCATTATGGATGCCTGTCTGGAGGCAGGAGTTCACTACATGGATACAGCCAACTATGAACCTAAAGATGTTGCCAAATTTGAGTATAGCTGGCAATGGGCTTATAAAGAACGTTTCGAGCAGGCTGGTTTGATGGCGCTGCTCGGCTGTGGTTTCGATCCGGGGGCTACCCAGGTATTTACGGCCTATGCTAATAAACACCATTTCGACCGGATGGATTACCTCGACATTGTCGACTGCAATGCCGGAAACCATGGTAAAGCCTTCGCCACCAACTTTAATCCGGAAATCAATATTCGTGAAATTACCCAGCCGGGCCGTTATTGGGAAAATGGCGAATGGATTGAAATACCCGCCATGAGTATTCACAAACCCATCGACTACCCCGAAATCGGCCCCAGAGAGTCGTATGTATTATATCACGAAGAGCTGGAATCGCTGGTAAAAAACTTTCCAACCTTAAAACGGGCGCGGTTCTGGATGACATTCGGGCAGGCTTACCTGACTCATCTGGAAGTGTTGCAGAATGTGGGCATGACCCGTATCGATCCGGTGAAGTTCAATGGTATGGATATTGTTCCACTCGAATTTCTGAAAGCCGTTTTACCCGCTCCCGATACCCTCGGCGAAAACTATACGGGCCAAACCAGCATTGGTTGCCAGATTAAAGGGGTAAAAGACGGCACTGATCGTACGTACTACATCTGGAATAATTGCGACCATGCCGAAACCTATCGCGAAGTACGCGGCCAGGCCGTTAGCTACACTACGGGCGTACCGGCTATGATTGGCGCTATGCTGATGGTAACGGGCGTATGGATGAAACCGGGCGTGTGGAACTGCGAAGAACTGGACCCCGATCCGTTCATCGACCAGATGAATAAGCAGGGATTGCCCGTTAATGAGCGAGTCGATATTCCTTTACCTCACGACTATTAGCCATCAGGGGTTTTATAAATTTAACGTTTACTCAGGATATTTATCGGGCCTGGGTAAACGTTAAATTCTTAACCTACTGCTTTTTATGAAACGTATTCTTGTTGGGTTACTGATTCTGACCAGTACCGTTAGCCAGGCACAAACCAACGTCGATCCTACGGCCGATTTGCGGTTAAATAATCTCAACAACCCCTCGACTGGCTCCCTCATTCTACGAGTCGATACGCGATATGAAGGCCAGCATGGCTCGCCTTATTTACTCCCCGACTGGTCGAACGGCCAGGTTAGCCTGCGCGACGGCCGACAATATAAAGACGTTCCTCTCAAATTCGACGCGTACCGGCAGGCATTAGTGTTGCTTCGCCCCAAATCAGGCAACGATTCGATTATTATTGACCGCCAGACAGTCACTCGCTTTTTGCTAATGGGCAAAGATGGCCAGTCGTATTTATTTGGCCGTTATCCAACCGCTAAAGCGAGCGATGAAACCATAAAAGACGGCTACTTTCTGATTCTGTATGCAGGAAAATCATCGTTGCTGAAACGGGTCGCCAAAACCTTTAAACCAGCCGATTATAAAGGTGGGTATTCGTCGAACGTCCGCTACGATTCCTACAACGATGCCATTTCTTACTATTTGCTTAAACCAGACCAAACGCTTACCAAAGTCAAGCTATCGAAAAAAGCGTTGCTGGAAGCCATGAGCGATCAGGAAGATGCGTTAAAGACCTTTGCCGATCAACAGAAACTCACATTTAAAACCGAAGATGATGCCATTACGCTGGTGAAACAGTATGATAACCTCTAGCCTTCATCTTTCTTTTAGAATATATTTTCTCCAAATCCCACCGTGCTGTGGGATTTTTTCGTTATTTAGACAACGAATCAACCCATTATGATTATTTACACCATGAAGTATGTATTCCTACTCATCATACTAACCTGTATAGGGGCAAGTAGCCTGGCTCAAACAGCCGATTCAACCAAGAAAGCAAACGTTACGTTCAATCCCAATAGCCGACGGAACGGCTATGAAACCTATCGTTCAACAGATGAGATTGTAGGAGACAAGACTGGTCCGTACGGAACTATAAACAAAATCGACCATCGGTACGAAGGCTTGAAGGGAACACCTTATTTTTTGCCCCAATGGACCCAGGGTGAAATCGATATGGTCAATGGTCAGCACTATACAGACGTGCCAATTAAATTCGATGCCTTCAGACAGTATCTGATTCTATTGCGTAACAGAGCCGGGCAGGATTCCATCGTCGTCAATTCCGATCAGGTTAAGTCGTTTCAATTGAACAGCCCAACTGGTCAAACCTACCTGTTCAAACATCTGCCTAATCTGAAAACCGACGACGAAAGCCTCAAAGAGGGTTATCTGCTGGTATTGTATCAGGGCGAAACATCACTGTTCAAACGGATAACGAAAACGTTTAAAGCTGCCGACTATAAAGACCCTTACTCAAACGATGTTCGCTACGATTCGTTTAAAGAAGCTGCGTCATATTACCTGCTCAAACCCGACCAATCGCTGGTAAAGGTTAAACTCACTAAAAAATCATTACTCGATGCGCTCGATCACCAGAGTAGCCTCAAAACCTTTGTAGAGCAACATCACCTGGCTCTTAAAACAGAAAACGAAGCAATTGCGCTCATAAAACAGTATAACAGTCTTACTGGTAATTAAGAGATTGGTTCCTGGCCAACTATCACTGGTTAATTTATTGTCTGCTTGCTAACAACAACTGACCAGCGAATATGGAATTTGGGCTGAAGCTACATCTATGCGGTATACACCAAAACCGCATACAACTATGGTTCAGCCCAATACAACTGCCCTCACCTACGACGAAATTATTTTTCAGGCCCGCAATCAGGCCTATGGAGCTTTTGACCTTCGTCGGCAATATCGACCTGCGCTCAGCCGGGCGCTTGGCTTAGGTGTTGGTCTCTTTCTGGCAGGATTAGCCACCCCAACACTTTACAACCGATTCGGACCACAACATATATTGACCGACGAGGCCAATATGAAGGAAGTTACCTTAACAACTATTGTAGAGCCACCTGTCGAAAAACCAATCGAATTGCCTCCTGTTGAACAGGCCCCAGCCGTCAATACGGTCCGAAATCTGCCGCCCGTTGTAATGCCGGAGGCCGAAGTTATTGAAGAAGCCTTGCCCCCCACCACCGACCAATTGGAAGATGCTGTTTCAGGAACTGAAACGGCAGAAGGCACCGGCGATGTTGACATCATTGCTCCCCCCGAAGCGGCCGCTCCTACTGCCATAGAAAAAGCGGTTGAAGTGACCTCTCGGCCCGAAGAACCCTTTATTGCGCCCGAACAACAGCCCGAATATCCGGGCGGAGCAGAGGCCATGCGTACGTTTCTGTCCAGAAATCTGACTTATCCACGAGCCGCATCATCAGCCGGCGTGTCAGGACGTGTTTATGTTAGTTTTGTAGTCAATACGGATGGAAGTCTGACCGATGTGCAGGTTATGAAAGGCATTGGCTTTGGCTGCGACGAAGAAGCGCTTCGGGTCATCAAGAAAATGCCTCACTGGAAACCAGGAAAACAGTCGGGACGCCCCGTACGGGTGAAGTTTAATTTACCAATTGCCTTTACGCTTGAGTAACAGAGCATGTAGACACTGGCCATTAGCTTTATTGCGATTTTTTCAGTGACCCATGACTACTCCTTAATATTTCATCATAAACTCGGTCAGGTTTATATCGCCCTCGATGTTGAGCTTTTTACGGAGTCGATACCGTTTGAGTTCAACGCTTCGGTGAGTAATAGTCAAAAGTTGAGCAATTTCTTTCGTCGATAGGTTCATGCGCAGATAAGCGGCTAATTTCAGATCACCCTGACTCAGGTCGGGGTAGTTCTCCAGCAGATGCTTCAGAAACTGTTCATGCACCTTATTGAAATTTGCCTGAAAGAGCTTCCAATCCTGCTCACTGGAAATATTAGCGTCGATGAGCGCATTGATTCGCTGAAAATCATCGGTCGACAGTTTGTTTCCCAGGCGATTTTTTGCCCGGCCTAGCTCATCTTTTATCTTCATCAGTAGCTCATTTTTCTGAATGAGCGACATGGTCGAATTAGCCAGTTCTTCCGATTTCTGAACTAGACCTTGCTCCAGTTGTTCTTTCTGCAACAGAATAATTTCGCGCTGGCTTTGCTCTTCCTGCTGCCGAAGCTTTTCTTCCATTGTTTTCCGAACGCGATTTTGCTGAATGGCCACCCGGTGCAGATGAAATGAATAAGCAAGTTTGGCTAACCCTCCCAGCAACAAGATGTATACGAGCTTACTCCAGCCTGTCCAGTACCACGGTGGTCTGATTTCGAACGTTAAGTTGCTTTCGGATGGATTCAGGTCCGATTTGAGATGAAACGTGTATTGACCGGGCGGAAGGTTAGTAAATTCTTTCTGATGAATACTGGCAAACGCCGACCAGGTCGATGTACTGTTTTCGAGCCAGTAGCTGTAGTTAACTGGACGCGTATAGAAAGGCGTACAGAATGAAATCAACAGATTGTTCTGCTCATGCGAAAACGACAGATCCGATGCTGGTCCCTGAAACACATAGCTCATTTCGGACGCATCAGCAACTGTAATCGTCCGAATCAATGGCTGGCGGGCAAACCCTCTGGCAATTCGTGTCAAATTGGTCATTGGAGCTATTGCAAATCCACTCTCCTGGCAAAAAACCACATAACCAGCGTCTAGAGCCACAATATTTTCGTGCTCATCAACCCACTGATTAGCTTTGACCGGAATATCGCCTATCGGTTGTTTGCCAACGCTACCCCAACCCAGCGAACCATCCTGTCGGAGCAAAAACAAATGCGACTTATCGATGGGGAAAAGCTTACGAACCGCTGGCCCTAACCAGGGATAAAGCTTCTGTATAGGCGCAAAGCGGCCAGTAGATGCCTCATATTGGAATACTCCGCCTGGCGACGTTATCATGATCTTGTTCTGCACCGAACACAGATTAACTGTTGGCCCATGAAATGTGGCATCTGTAAACTCGTAACTGGTATCAACACGGCGTAGATCGGGCGGCAATCGAAGCCGTTGTAAACCCTGGTTTGCCGCTTTATTAACCCAGATATTCCCATCCACATCTTCCTCGAGTTGCCGAACCGGTGCCGAAAAGCCATCTATCGGGTGCGAAAAAACCCAGTTACCGCTGGCATCTTTCCGATAGACACACAATTTCGTATACGTTCCCTGAATAAGCAGATCGGGATAACGACTTAGCCGATGAAGCACCCAGCCGCCGGTAATCGGACACAACAAACGCGCCTGGTCACCTTCAAGCCGAAAGGTGCCCTTGTTATGCCCACACAGCAATTGATTATCGATAACCGTTAGATCCCAAACTTGGCCCTGCGTTCCCGGAACCAGTCGAAAAGGTACATCTGGTTGCTCAACAGACTTAACGTAAACGCCCTGATTGGTACCTAGATACAGGTTTTTACCGTAGCTGGCAATATCGTATACGGTACCCAGATTGCCTTCATCGTCCGGGAAATAACGAATAGGCGAGTTAAGACCGATCAGATCGATTCCTTTATCCATTCCAACCCACAAATTCCCATCCACATCTAACCCCATTGACAGTACGGTTCCATTCTGTAATCCATTCTTCTGATTAAACTGATAGCGAATTTTACCGTTGCCATCGGTAATCAGGACACCTCCCAGCAATGTTCCAAATGCATACTGATCAGGCCCAATTGCCAGCCCACGGTTAAGCCTGATCTGTTGAAGCAAAGCGTTGAGTGTTGAATTAAATGGTCTAAAGTTCTGCCCATCATACCGATAAATGCTCCGTTCGGTACCAACCAGCAGGTCGCTGGTTCCTAGAGGCAGCAGTGTATTTATGGTTTCGCTACCCAGAAATTCACTACCCGCCAATAAAACAAAGCGGTTGTTCTGAATCTCATACAATCCTTTGCCAATCACGCCTACCAACAGCCGGTTTCGTACCTGTCGTATAAACAATATGTTGCCAGGTGGCTGAAGTAACTGAATTTTTCCTTGCTGATACCGGTAGATAAAGGCAAAAGACTGAAACAGAATGCCCTGCGGTGTTAGCAGAATATTCCAAATTTCTTCAGTTCGGAAAGATTGCTGACCAACCAGCGAAGCCAGCGAATGATAGGTCAGTTGGCCATTCGTTTCCGGCAACCAATAGCCAAATTCACCCAGCCCCCCCGTAAAGATTCGCCCCTGTTCATCAACAGCTATCGATCGAACTTTCTGCTTTCTCGGCAATTCATATACCCGCCAACTGACGCCGTCATACTCCAATAAACCTTTTGAATTGGCGAAATACATAAACCGGGTTTGCCGATGCTGTGCTATGCTCCAGTTCTGGTTATAGGCACCGTAGGTCTGACGCGTAAACTGAATGAGTTCGGGCCGACACAAATCGTATACCGATTGTGTTCCCTCCTGCGCAAGACAAATTCCTATAGTAAGCTCAGCCAGGAGAAAGCTCCTGAACAAGTATATAAAACAGCGAGACGTTAATTTTCCCATAAAAACTTGTTCAAGAAAGCTACGATGAGCTAAAAACCCGCGCCAACTGGCTCTATATCCTGAAATGATGTAGTAATGATGTAGTCCATTTTTAGGTGGCAAGTTATGACTCCCCTATTTTTGTACAAAAAAATCACCCCTTTATCTACTAAATTCATTTTCGCTTTATCCAACTTATTGAATGAAATCAGTGCAAAACTGGCTCCTGTTATTCCTGCTGTTTTTTATAGGCTTTTCCTGTAAAAAACAGCAGGATCAGGTAGTTGCTCCAGGCGGGTCTTTTTATTATAAAACTGTTTCCATTAATGGGCAATCAGGCTCAGCAACACACTATACAAACATCAGTACGATACCTACCGTAACCTTAGCCTTCTCGACTCCTGTCAGGCGTGAATCCGTTGCTGCTGCACTTACCTTAACAAACAATGCCACCACAAAGCAGGTGGCATTGTCCTATTCGTTCGCAAGCAATGATTCGCTTCTGGTCATAACAACGCAAACCCCACTCCAGAGTCTGGCTACCTATACGCTGACCGTGTCACCTGCCCTAACCTCTGCTCAGAACGTGCCCCTGTTAGCTGCAATCACCATCGATTTCACGACAGCCTTCGACAATACCGACAAATTTTCGCGCATCAGCGATTCGCTTCTGTTAGATCTCGTTCAGAAACAAACTTTCAGCTATTTCTGGGAGTTTGGGCATCCGGTTTCTGGTATGGCCCGCGAACGAAATTCGTCGGGCGATGTGGTAACTACGGGCGGAACAGGCTTTGGCATTATGGCGATTCTGGTCGCCATCAATCGCAACTTTATCAGTCGGCAGGATGGCCTGGCCCGGCTGTCAAAAATCTCCAGCTTTCTCACCAACAATGCCAAACGCTACCATGGTGCGTTTCCGCACTGGCTCAGTGGAACTACGGGCGCAACAATCCCTTTCAGTCAGAAAGACGACGGTGCCGATCTGGTCGAAACCTCATACCTGATGCAGGGGCTACTAACGGCCCGCCAGTATTTCAACAGCAGTACAAATACTGACGAAATAGCGCTCCGCAAATCTATCAATGACTTATGGGATGGTGTCGAATGGAACTGGTTTACCAAAAATGGCACCGAAACCAACCTATACTGGCACTGGTCGCCCAACTACAACTGGGACATGAATCTGCCCATCCGCGGCTGGAACGAAGCACTTATTACCTA harbors:
- a CDS encoding TonB family protein, with the protein product MVQPNTTALTYDEIIFQARNQAYGAFDLRRQYRPALSRALGLGVGLFLAGLATPTLYNRFGPQHILTDEANMKEVTLTTIVEPPVEKPIELPPVEQAPAVNTVRNLPPVVMPEAEVIEEALPPTTDQLEDAVSGTETAEGTGDVDIIAPPEAAAPTAIEKAVEVTSRPEEPFIAPEQQPEYPGGAEAMRTFLSRNLTYPRAASSAGVSGRVYVSFVVNTDGSLTDVQVMKGIGFGCDEEALRVIKKMPHWKPGKQSGRPVRVKFNLPIAFTLE
- a CDS encoding saccharopine dehydrogenase family protein — translated: MFAAEKSDQTNMAKVLIIGAGGVGSVVAHKCAMNSTVFTEILLASRTKAKCDRIAAEIQEMHGISIQTAQVDADVVAEVVALIRSFNPVLVINVALPYQDLPIMDACLEAGVHYMDTANYEPKDVAKFEYSWQWAYKERFEQAGLMALLGCGFDPGATQVFTAYANKHHFDRMDYLDIVDCNAGNHGKAFATNFNPEINIREITQPGRYWENGEWIEIPAMSIHKPIDYPEIGPRESYVLYHEELESLVKNFPTLKRARFWMTFGQAYLTHLEVLQNVGMTRIDPVKFNGMDIVPLEFLKAVLPAPDTLGENYTGQTSIGCQIKGVKDGTDRTYYIWNNCDHAETYREVRGQAVSYTTGVPAMIGAMLMVTGVWMKPGVWNCEELDPDPFIDQMNKQGLPVNERVDIPLPHDY
- a CDS encoding glucoamylase family protein; the protein is MKSVQNWLLLFLLFFIGFSCKKQQDQVVAPGGSFYYKTVSINGQSGSATHYTNISTIPTVTLAFSTPVRRESVAAALTLTNNATTKQVALSYSFASNDSLLVITTQTPLQSLATYTLTVSPALTSAQNVPLLAAITIDFTTAFDNTDKFSRISDSLLLDLVQKQTFSYFWEFGHPVSGMARERNSSGDVVTTGGTGFGIMAILVAINRNFISRQDGLARLSKISSFLTNNAKRYHGAFPHWLSGTTGATIPFSQKDDGADLVETSYLMQGLLTARQYFNSSTNTDEIALRKSINDLWDGVEWNWFTKNGTETNLYWHWSPNYNWDMNLPIRGWNEALITYVLAASSNTRPISKTVYDNSWAQNGKMANGNSYYTIKLPLGPAYGGPLFFSQYSFLGINPHDLKDAYADYWQQNTAHSLINYTYCKTNPKQFTGYSQDCWGLTASDEQNGYSAHEPGNDNGTISPTAALSAMPYTPTESMQALRFFYYKLGDNVWKNYGFIDAFNLTTPWFADSFLAIDQGPIIIMIENHRSQLLWKLFMSCPEVKKGMKTLGFQSPDLN